A window of Bacteroidota bacterium contains these coding sequences:
- a CDS encoding DUF4442 domain-containing protein has product MSNADQFFELARHPFKFRLFLFSKLPAAYFSGVRVREVDEHKCSVTIPFKWLTQNPFQSTYFASLSMAAEMSTGTLALAQIYKRQPPVSMLVVKVESHYFKKAADKTTFTCEDGLLIKQAVEDSISTGEGKTVTAKSVGRNKSGEIVAEFFVTWSFKAKQKPVSL; this is encoded by the coding sequence ATGAGTAATGCTGATCAATTTTTCGAATTAGCAAGACATCCATTTAAGTTCCGTCTATTTCTTTTTTCAAAATTGCCGGCTGCTTATTTTTCTGGTGTAAGGGTGAGAGAAGTGGATGAGCATAAATGTTCCGTTACGATCCCATTTAAATGGCTTACACAAAATCCTTTTCAGAGTACTTATTTTGCCAGCCTGAGTATGGCAGCTGAAATGAGTACCGGTACCCTGGCTCTTGCACAGATTTATAAACGTCAACCACCAGTAAGTATGCTGGTGGTAAAAGTTGAATCACATTATTTTAAAAAAGCAGCCGATAAAACAACGTTTACCTGCGAAGATGGTTTGCTGATAAAACAGGCCGTTGAAGATTCTATTTCAACTGGCGAAGGGAAAACGGTTACGGCAAAATCTGTTGGCCGTAATAAATCTGGAGAAATTGTTGCTGAATTTTTTGTTACATGGTCATTTAAAGCAAAGCAGAAGCCTGTGAGCTTGTAG
- a CDS encoding methyltransferase domain-containing protein: MRIIAGEHGGRRFNPPSKMPYTRPTTDVAKEGLFNILQNNLDFDGLKSLDLFGGTGSISYELASRGVQDLTIVEKDTSMYDFIKKTSSTLRLENFKVFKSDVFRFIEKCTDKFDFIFAGPPYALTNIDDLPKLIFEKQLLNKDGWFVLEHTPRNDYKTFPFFKTERNYGTTVFSIFIETGER; encoded by the coding sequence ATGCGCATTATAGCCGGTGAACATGGAGGCAGGCGGTTTAATCCGCCTTCAAAAATGCCCTATACAAGACCTACTACAGATGTGGCGAAAGAAGGCTTGTTTAATATCCTTCAGAATAACCTTGACTTCGATGGATTAAAATCGTTGGATCTATTCGGAGGTACCGGCAGTATCAGTTATGAACTGGCTTCACGGGGTGTGCAGGATCTAACGATCGTAGAGAAGGATACAAGTATGTATGACTTTATCAAAAAAACATCATCAACGTTGAGACTGGAAAATTTTAAAGTATTTAAATCTGATGTATTCCGTTTTATAGAAAAATGTACAGATAAATTTGATTTCATTTTTGCCGGTCCGCCCTATGCACTTACGAATATTGATGATCTGCCTAAACTTATTTTTGAAAAGCAATTACTAAATAAAGACGGCTGGTTTGTTCTTGAACATACACCGCGGAATGATTATAAAACATTTCCTTTCTTCAAAACTGAACGTAACTACGGAACAACAGTATTTTCCATTTTTATAGAAACAGGGGAACGATAA
- a CDS encoding DUF3822 family protein, with amino-acid sequence MNLKKLFHIQHDGQKEMIQPVLSISLGEKNFSFAISNAQANQLYHLASFSADEMNIEVLAEILSLHPEASASFYKVSVCYCYPQHILVPQDYYSNENFGELFKSVHGVLAGKNIVSESMIDWQLNDIYTVPQGVQQFLMRRYPSASFKNFPTLALKNLDNNEDGLLKVDFGVDEFELVAVNQNKLLLAERFEYATPHDVIYELLNLCNAYSLSQYKVQLRITGLVDKDSALYKEMYQYFMNIEFRNATWSHEDHPAHFFTVLNDIARCAL; translated from the coding sequence ATGAATTTGAAAAAACTTTTTCATATACAGCATGATGGACAAAAGGAAATGATCCAGCCAGTGCTTTCAATAAGTCTTGGCGAAAAGAATTTTTCATTTGCCATTTCTAATGCGCAGGCAAACCAGTTGTATCATCTTGCAAGTTTTTCAGCTGATGAAATGAATATTGAAGTACTTGCTGAAATATTAAGTCTGCATCCTGAAGCAAGTGCAAGTTTTTATAAGGTCTCTGTTTGCTACTGTTATCCGCAACATATTTTAGTGCCACAGGATTATTACAGCAATGAAAATTTTGGTGAACTATTTAAATCTGTGCATGGTGTTTTGGCTGGAAAAAATATTGTATCGGAAAGTATGATCGATTGGCAATTGAATGATATATATACTGTGCCGCAAGGGGTACAGCAATTTTTAATGCGACGTTATCCATCTGCTTCTTTTAAAAATTTTCCAACATTGGCGCTGAAGAATCTTGATAATAATGAAGATGGTTTGCTAAAGGTTGATTTCGGTGTTGATGAATTTGAGCTGGTAGCTGTTAATCAAAATAAATTATTGCTTGCTGAAAGGTTTGAATATGCAACACCACATGATGTTATTTATGAGTTGCTGAATCTTTGCAATGCGTATTCACTTTCTCAATATAAAGTACAGTTGAGGATAACCGGGTTGGTAGATAAAGATTCGGCATTGTATAAAGAAATGTATCAGTACTTCATGAATATTGAATTCAGGAACGCAACATGGAGCCATGAGGATCATCCTGCTCATTTCTTCACAGTATTAAATGACATTGCCAGATGCGCATTATAG
- a CDS encoding 5-formyltetrahydrofolate cyclo-ligase: protein MLKAEARKYYRDKRMELSNAERSKLDDLLLIQFQTVKLPFINTLLSYWPIEENKEPNTHLFTDYIEFKNPEVKICYPKADFKKKVMTAVITDEETKFKKNEHNIYEPMNGDVLLPNEIDLLFVPLLCIDNEGFRLGYGKGFYDRYLYLCSRECIIIGFSYFDPIDKLDDRNNFDLTLTTCITPHKVYDF from the coding sequence ATGTTGAAGGCTGAAGCCCGGAAATATTACCGTGATAAACGAATGGAATTATCAAATGCAGAACGTTCAAAGCTGGATGATCTGCTGCTGATACAGTTTCAAACGGTGAAACTCCCTTTTATCAACACGCTGCTTTCTTACTGGCCCATCGAGGAAAATAAAGAACCTAACACTCATTTATTTACAGATTATATAGAATTTAAAAATCCCGAAGTAAAGATCTGTTACCCTAAAGCTGATTTCAAAAAGAAAGTAATGACGGCAGTAATTACGGATGAAGAAACGAAGTTTAAGAAGAATGAGCATAATATTTATGAGCCAATGAATGGTGATGTTTTATTGCCTAATGAGATCGATCTCCTGTTTGTGCCGCTGCTTTGCATAGATAATGAAGGTTTCAGGCTGGGTTACGGAAAAGGTTTTTATGACAGGTATCTCTATCTTTGCAGCAGGGAATGTATTATCATCGGGTTTAGTTATTTTGATCCCATAGATAAACTGGATGATCGCAATAATTTTGACTTAACTTTAACCACTTGTATCACTCCACATAAGGTTTATGATTTCTGA